The following are encoded together in the Conger conger chromosome 11, fConCon1.1, whole genome shotgun sequence genome:
- the LOC133141117 gene encoding eukaryotic translation initiation factor 4E-binding protein 1-like — protein MSADCQKTTCRAIPTRRVTINDAAHLPHDYSTTPGGTLFSTTPGGTRIIYDRKFLLDCRSSPVARTPPRCLPNIPGVTSPPAAPAPEQILNNNCSAHADKSAGEDAQFEMDI, from the exons ATGTCTGCCGATTGTCAGAAGACCACATGCAGGGCAATCCCAACTAGACGGGTGACTATAAACGACGCGGCTCACCTGCCCCATGATTACTCCACAACTCCGGGAGGAACATTGTTCAGCACGACCCCGGGAG GCACACGGATCATCTACGACCGAAAGTTCCTGCTGGACTGTCGCAGTTCCCCCGTGGCCCGCACGCCCCCCCGCTGCCTGCCCAACATCCCCGGGGTCAccagcccccctgcggcccCCGCCCCGGAACAGATCctcaacaacaactgcagcgcTCACGCAGACAAGAGTGCCG GTGAAgacgcacagtttgaaatggATATCTAA
- the LOC133141088 gene encoding nodal homolog isoform X2 produces the protein MSSISASDDIQLSELRFRLPAFSSSEQATIDIFHSRKQPCGPRSQTCPEERLFLGSFRGVPGSGSSSWKVFNVTALLKFWLHQGEPRVEVGSGEEDTDAPSGRVEHPTTDRVMMVVFSKHSPSWGGQHTPTLIQTVEQSKYAVKDRAVGDAGQNRRHKRNRKDRDRVREAVGAAATAPQVEGEQKPLCRKVDMWVDFDHIGWNEWIVYPKRYNAFRCAGDCPTPVDESFRPTNHAYMQSLLKLFHPDRVSCPSCVPTRLSSLSMLYYESDGVVLRHHEDMIVEECGCH, from the exons ATGTCCTCCATCTCTGCCAGCGACGACATCCAGCTGTCCGAGCTGCGATTCCGCCTGCCCGCGTTCTCCTCCTCCGAGCAGGCGACCATCGACATCTTCCACTCCCGGAAGCAGCCCTGCGGCCCCCGTTCCCAGACCTGCCCCGAGGAGCGGCTCTTCCTCGGAAGTTTCCGCGGCGTTCCCGGTTCCGGCAGCTCCTCCTGGAAGGTTTTCAATGTGACGGCGCTGCTCAAGTTCTggctccaccagggggagcccCGGGTGGAGGTGGGCAGCGGGGAGGAAGATACGGACGCTCCCAGCGGGAGAGTCGAGCACCCGACCACCGACCGGGTGATGATGGTGGTCTTCTCCAAGCACAGCCCGTCCTGGGGCGGCCAGCACACCCCCACCCTGATCCAGACCGTGGAGCAGTCGAAGTACGCGGTCAAGGACAGGGCCGTGGGGGACGCCGGCCAGAACCGGCGGCACAAGCGGAACCGTAAGGACCGGGACCGGGTCCGGGAGGCGGTGGGCGCGGCAGCCACGGCTCCCCAGGTGGAGGGGGAGCAGAAGCCCCTCTGCAGAAAGGTGGACATGTGGGTCGACTTCGACCACATCGGCTGGAACGAGTGGATCGTTTACCCCAAACGCTACAACGCCTTCCGCTGCGCCGGCGACTGCCCCACCCCTGTGGACGAGTCCTTCAGACCCACCAACCACGCCTACATGCAG AGTCTGCTGAAGCTGTTCCACCCCGACCGCGTCTCCTGCCCCTCCTGTGTGCCCACACGTCTCAGTTCCCTCTCCATGCTGTACTACGAGAGCGACGGCGTGGTCCTCCGACACCACGAGGACATGATCGTGGAGGAGTGTGGCTGCCACTGA
- the LOC133141088 gene encoding nodal homolog 2-A-like isoform X1, whose protein sequence is MSSRMESFVRAAFLFAALFFSTGSARSSQQITHSGKTVKLSGTPLQASHHQPGGGHVISDPSFGFKSSAYHPSRYPMYMMQLYRTFKTGDAARTKAVSPVWSQSADNPALHDSDSVLSLIAKSCHQIGERWTVTFDMSSISASDDIQLSELRFRLPAFSSSEQATIDIFHSRKQPCGPRSQTCPEERLFLGSFRGVPGSGSSSWKVFNVTALLKFWLHQGEPRVEVGSGEEDTDAPSGRVEHPTTDRVMMVVFSKHSPSWGGQHTPTLIQTVEQSKYAVKDRAVGDAGQNRRHKRNRKDRDRVREAVGAAATAPQVEGEQKPLCRKVDMWVDFDHIGWNEWIVYPKRYNAFRCAGDCPTPVDESFRPTNHAYMQSLLKLFHPDRVSCPSCVPTRLSSLSMLYYESDGVVLRHHEDMIVEECGCH, encoded by the exons ATGTCTTCGAGAATGGAGAGCTTCGTTCGCGCCGCCTTCCTCTTCGCCGCGCTGTTCTTTTCCACGGGGAGTGCTAGAAGCTCGCAGCAGATTACGCACTCAGGTAAAACGGTGAAGCTCAGTGGGACTCCTCTACAAGCCTCTCATCATCAGCCCGGCGGGGGTCATGTTATTTCCGACCCCAGTTTTGGATTTAAAAGTTCCGCCTACCACCCGAGTCGGTACCCGATGTACATGATGCAGCTTTACCGAACCTTCAAGACCGGGGACGCGGCGAGGACCAAGGCGGTCAGCCCTGTATGGAGCCAGAGCGCTGACAACCCGGCACTGCACGACTCCGACTCGGTGTTGAGTCTGATTGCAAAAA GTTGTCATCAGATTGGTGAGAGGTGGACCGTCACCTTCGACATGTCCTCCATCTCTGCCAGCGACGACATCCAGCTGTCCGAGCTGCGATTCCGCCTGCCCGCGTTCTCCTCCTCCGAGCAGGCGACCATCGACATCTTCCACTCCCGGAAGCAGCCCTGCGGCCCCCGTTCCCAGACCTGCCCCGAGGAGCGGCTCTTCCTCGGAAGTTTCCGCGGCGTTCCCGGTTCCGGCAGCTCCTCCTGGAAGGTTTTCAATGTGACGGCGCTGCTCAAGTTCTggctccaccagggggagcccCGGGTGGAGGTGGGCAGCGGGGAGGAAGATACGGACGCTCCCAGCGGGAGAGTCGAGCACCCGACCACCGACCGGGTGATGATGGTGGTCTTCTCCAAGCACAGCCCGTCCTGGGGCGGCCAGCACACCCCCACCCTGATCCAGACCGTGGAGCAGTCGAAGTACGCGGTCAAGGACAGGGCCGTGGGGGACGCCGGCCAGAACCGGCGGCACAAGCGGAACCGTAAGGACCGGGACCGGGTCCGGGAGGCGGTGGGCGCGGCAGCCACGGCTCCCCAGGTGGAGGGGGAGCAGAAGCCCCTCTGCAGAAAGGTGGACATGTGGGTCGACTTCGACCACATCGGCTGGAACGAGTGGATCGTTTACCCCAAACGCTACAACGCCTTCCGCTGCGCCGGCGACTGCCCCACCCCTGTGGACGAGTCCTTCAGACCCACCAACCACGCCTACATGCAG AGTCTGCTGAAGCTGTTCCACCCCGACCGCGTCTCCTGCCCCTCCTGTGTGCCCACACGTCTCAGTTCCCTCTCCATGCTGTACTACGAGAGCGACGGCGTGGTCCTCCGACACCACGAGGACATGATCGTGGAGGAGTGTGGCTGCCACTGA
- the LOC133140487 gene encoding deoxycytidine kinase 2-like isoform X2, with translation MSRALSLTLAFRSRSLNSVSVCEIKSKLIVSTRFVCTRYAKTCLPGPGRSLVSRACRDDRLGVWWKSAAANALTKSSGFSGGLHTDSTQMNAISRIKRVSVEGNIAVGKSTFARLLQSENEDWEVVQEPVSKWQNVEGASSQTVNNLLQMMYQDPQRWSYTFQTFSCMSRMRTQLQPPAPRLLRPQGTPVQVFERSVYSDRYVFALNMFELGCISPTEWAVYQGWHSFLLEQFGPRLQLEGIIYLRASPERCMDRLRKRGRDEEKGVELAYLEKLHTQHENWLVHRSTELHFEHLKQLPVLVLDASVEFEQDVGVQEALITQVKAFFDGL, from the exons ATGTCTCGCGCCCTGTCCTTAACGTTGGCGTTTAGATCCAGGAGTTTGAATTCggtgtctgtttgtgagatTAAAAGCAAATTAATCGTTTCTACGCGGTTCGTGTGCACCAGGTACGCAAAGACTTGCTTGCCAGGTCCTGGTCGCAGTCTTGTTTCCAGGGCTTGTCGGGATGACAGGTTGGGTGTCTGGTGGAAATCGGCAGCGGCGAACGCGTTGACCAAAAGCAGTGGTTTCTCAGGAGGGCTGCACACGGATTCTACACAAATGAATGCGATTAGTCGGATCAAGAGAGTTTCTGTCGAGGGCAACATTG CTGTCGGAAAATCGACTTTCGCGCGGCTCTTGCAGTCTGAAAACGAGGACTGGGAAGTTGTGCAAGAGCCCGTCAGCAAGTGGCAAAATGTGGAAGGCGCATCTTCGCAG ACAGTGAATAACCTGCTGCAGATGATGTACCAGGACCCCCAGCGCTGGTCCTACACCTTCCAGACCTTCTCCTGCATGAGCCGCATGCGGACCCAGCTGCAGCCCCCCGCTCCGCGCCTGCTCCGCCCCCAGGGCACACCTGTACAGGTGTTCGAGCGCTCTGTCTACAGCGACAG GTACGTCTTCGCTCTGAACATGTTTGAGCTGGGCTGTATCAGCCCCACGGAGTGGGCTGTGTACCAGGGCTGGCACTCCTTCCTCCTGGAGCAGTTCGGCCCAAGGCTGCAGCTGGAGGGGATCATCTACCTGAGGGCCTCGCCTGAG agGTGCATGGATCGCTTGAGGAAACGTGGGCGGGACGAAGAGAAAGGGGTGGAGCTTGCCTACCTGGAGAAACTGCACACTCAGCACGAGAACTGGCTGGTGCATAGGAGCACAGA gctGCACTTTGAGCACCTGAAGCAGTTACCCGTGCTGGTGCTGGATGCCAGTGTTGAGTTTGAGCAGGACGTGGGGGTGCAGGAAGCACTCATCACCCAG GTCAAAGCTTTCTTTGATGGGTTGTGA
- the LOC133140487 gene encoding deoxycytidine kinase 2-like isoform X1: MSRALSLTLAFRSRSLNSVSVCEIKSKLIVSTRFVCTRYAKTCLPGPGRSLVSRACRDDRLGVWWKSAAANALTKSSGFSGGLHTDSTQMNAISRIKRVSVEGNIAVGKSTFARLLQSENEDWEVVQEPVSKWQNVEGASSQQTVNNLLQMMYQDPQRWSYTFQTFSCMSRMRTQLQPPAPRLLRPQGTPVQVFERSVYSDRYVFALNMFELGCISPTEWAVYQGWHSFLLEQFGPRLQLEGIIYLRASPERCMDRLRKRGRDEEKGVELAYLEKLHTQHENWLVHRSTELHFEHLKQLPVLVLDASVEFEQDVGVQEALITQVKAFFDGL, translated from the exons ATGTCTCGCGCCCTGTCCTTAACGTTGGCGTTTAGATCCAGGAGTTTGAATTCggtgtctgtttgtgagatTAAAAGCAAATTAATCGTTTCTACGCGGTTCGTGTGCACCAGGTACGCAAAGACTTGCTTGCCAGGTCCTGGTCGCAGTCTTGTTTCCAGGGCTTGTCGGGATGACAGGTTGGGTGTCTGGTGGAAATCGGCAGCGGCGAACGCGTTGACCAAAAGCAGTGGTTTCTCAGGAGGGCTGCACACGGATTCTACACAAATGAATGCGATTAGTCGGATCAAGAGAGTTTCTGTCGAGGGCAACATTG CTGTCGGAAAATCGACTTTCGCGCGGCTCTTGCAGTCTGAAAACGAGGACTGGGAAGTTGTGCAAGAGCCCGTCAGCAAGTGGCAAAATGTGGAAGGCGCATCTTCGCAG CAGACAGTGAATAACCTGCTGCAGATGATGTACCAGGACCCCCAGCGCTGGTCCTACACCTTCCAGACCTTCTCCTGCATGAGCCGCATGCGGACCCAGCTGCAGCCCCCCGCTCCGCGCCTGCTCCGCCCCCAGGGCACACCTGTACAGGTGTTCGAGCGCTCTGTCTACAGCGACAG GTACGTCTTCGCTCTGAACATGTTTGAGCTGGGCTGTATCAGCCCCACGGAGTGGGCTGTGTACCAGGGCTGGCACTCCTTCCTCCTGGAGCAGTTCGGCCCAAGGCTGCAGCTGGAGGGGATCATCTACCTGAGGGCCTCGCCTGAG agGTGCATGGATCGCTTGAGGAAACGTGGGCGGGACGAAGAGAAAGGGGTGGAGCTTGCCTACCTGGAGAAACTGCACACTCAGCACGAGAACTGGCTGGTGCATAGGAGCACAGA gctGCACTTTGAGCACCTGAAGCAGTTACCCGTGCTGGTGCTGGATGCCAGTGTTGAGTTTGAGCAGGACGTGGGGGTGCAGGAAGCACTCATCACCCAG GTCAAAGCTTTCTTTGATGGGTTGTGA